GCATTCTCAACACCGCTCACAGGAACAGCCTCATAAGAAGCTATTTTATTTAACTTAATGCGTCTTGTGCGAACCTCTCTTTCGCTAACCTTAAAAAGTCCAGCTAAATACTTATCTGCAAATCCCCATTCTTTGGCCTGGATAAATTTCTCATCAGGCAAATTCTTAAATTTCAACTTTATAATTTCTTGCTCAAAATCAACTAACTCTTTTATCTCATTCAAGAAATATGCTCCTATTTTTGTCATCTTATGAAGCTCATCTATGCTCAAGCCTTTGCGCAAAGCTTCATACATTAAGAAGACTCTCTCGCTAGATGGAAATGCCAAACGTTGTTTTAATTCTCCCAGGGAGAGCTTGTTAAAATTCTTTGCAAACCCGAGACCGTATCGTTTTATTTCAAGCGAGCGAATGGCTTTTAAAAATGATTCTTTAAACGTTTTTCCAATACTCATAACCTCGCCTACAGCTTTCATTTGTGTCCCTAAAATATCAGTCGCCTGAGGAAATTTTTCAAACGCCCATCGCGCAAACTTAATAACAACATAATCCCCGCTTGGTGTATATTTTTCAAGAGTACCATCTCTCCAATATGGAATCTCATCCATTGTAATACCAGACGCGAGTTTTGTTGAAATGCGTGCAATCGGAAACCCTGTTGCTTTTGAGGCCAGAGCCGAAGACCTAGAAGTTCGAGGATTAATCTCAATAACAACCAAACGATCTGTTTCGCGATTATATGCAAACTGGACATTGGTTCCACCCACAACACCAATGGCGTCAACAATGTCATACGAAATTTTCTGAAGTTTTTTCTGAAGCTCTACCGGAACCGTTAACATTGGAGCTGAGCAAAAACTATCACCCGTATGAACACCCATAGGATCAATATTTTCAATAAAACACACTGTAATCTTCTGATTCTTTTCGTCGCGAACAACCTCTAGCTCAAGCTCTTCCCAGCCTAAAACAGATTCCTCAATTAAAACCTGACCAACCATGCTTGCCGATAACCCTCTAGCAGAAATCGTCCTTAATTCCTCAACATTATACGCAATGCCACCACCTGTTCCACCCATCGTATAAGCTGGGCGGATAACAACAGGATATCCGAGATTTTCTGCAATTTTCTCCGCTTCCTCAATAGAAAGAGCTGGTTCCGATAGCGGCATTTCAACGCCAACTTTCTTCATTGTTGCCTTAAACTCAATGCGGTCTTCGCCCCGTTCAATCGCATCCGGCTTAACTCCAATAATTTTAACATTATGCTTTTTTAAGACCCCTTTTTTATGTAATATCGAAGAAAGGTTTAGCCCTGTCTGACCCCCCAGATTAGGCAAAAGCGCATCCGGTTTTTCTTTTTCTATAATTTTCTCAATCATTTCAGCAGTAAGAGGCTCGATATAAGTTTTATCAGCCATTTCTGGGTCAGTCATAATTGTCGCGGGATTTGAATTAACAAGGACAACCTCGTAGCCTTCTTCTCTGAGCGCTTTACATGCCTGTGTCCCAGAATAATCGAATTCGCAAGCCTGACCGATGATAATAGGACCAGAACCAATAATTAAAACTTTTTTGATGTCTTTTCTGCTGGGCATTACTTCTCCTTTTTAAGATATAAAAAACGGGGATAAAAAAACTGAAGTGCCTAGTTTTTAGGCACTTCAGTATAGCAACACAAAAAATGAAAATCAATAATCTTTATTTGATCATTGTTTCATTTAATTTCCAGCCATCATTGCCGCGACGTCTGCTTCAGCATCCCCAATCGACTTGATATCAAATTTCTCAACCAAAACATTAACAACATTCGGCGATAAAAATGCTGGGATCGTTGGACCCAAGCGAATCTTTTTAACACCTAAAAACAAAAGAGCCAAAAGAACGCAGACAGCTTTTTGCTCGTACCAAGCAATATCAAATGAAATAGGAAGATCATTGATATCATCTAGCTCAAAGACTTCCTTTAGCTTTAAAGCAACAACAGCCAATGAATAAGAATCATTACATTGACCAGCATCTAAAACACGAGGAATACCATCGATATCTCCCAAAGGAAGCTTGTTGTATCGATATTTTGCGCATCCCGCTGTTAAGATAACTGTATCTTTTGGAAGTTTTTCAGCAACCTCAGTAAAATAACTTCTTGATTTCTGACGTCCATCACATCCACCCATGACAATAAAACGCTTAATCTTGCCTTCTTTAATCGCACCAACAACTTTATCCGCAAGTGCCAGAATTTGCTTGTGTGCAAAACCACCAACAATCTCTCCTGTTTCAATTTCTACAGGAGCTTCACATTTCTTAGCCAAATCAACAATAGCAGAAAAATCTTTTTTTCCACCATCTTCTGGATCGGCAATATGTGTTGTTCCCGGATAACCTGCCATGCCTGTTGTGAAAATGCGTTCTTTGTATGCCTCTTGAACAGGCGTAATGCAGTTTGTCGTCATTAAGATAGGTCCATTAAACGAAGCAAATTCTTTATTTTGATTCCACCAAGAACTTCCGTAATTTCCAACAAGATGATTATATTTCTTAAACTCTGGATAATAATTTGCCGGAAGCATCTCACTATGAGTATAAACATCAACGCCTGCATTCTCTGTTTGCTTCAAAAGCTCTTCCATGTCCTTCATGTCGTGACCTGAAATTAAAATTCCAGGGTTTTTTCGAACACCAATATTAACCTTTGTTAATTCCGGTGACCCATATTTAGATGTGTTTGCCTCATCTAAAAGTGCCATTGCCTGAACAGAGAAATCTCCAGCTTTTAAAACAAGGGCAACCATCTCGTCAACTGATAAATT
The Candidatus Omnitrophota bacterium DNA segment above includes these coding regions:
- the hcp gene encoding hydroxylamine reductase; protein product: MFCYQCQETAGNTGCTIGGVCGKKEPTANLQDLLIYVLKGISVVCVKGKEQGLLNNEVGRFLSRGLFATITNANFDDARFVALIKEALILRDGLKKKYNGSLDGLHDSVVWVGNEADFSTKAAEVGVLATKNEDVRSLRELLVYGLKGVAAYADHASILGKEKIDIYNFVAEALASTTVNLSVDEMVALVLKAGDFSVQAMALLDEANTSKYGSPELTKVNIGVRKNPGILISGHDMKDMEELLKQTENAGVDVYTHSEMLPANYYPEFKKYNHLVGNYGSSWWNQNKEFASFNGPILMTTNCITPVQEAYKERIFTTGMAGYPGTTHIADPEDGGKKDFSAIVDLAKKCEAPVEIETGEIVGGFAHKQILALADKVVGAIKEGKIKRFIVMGGCDGRQKSRSYFTEVAEKLPKDTVILTAGCAKYRYNKLPLGDIDGIPRVLDAGQCNDSYSLAVVALKLKEVFELDDINDLPISFDIAWYEQKAVCVLLALLFLGVKKIRLGPTIPAFLSPNVVNVLVEKFDIKSIGDAEADVAAMMAGN